TAACGCTTATCGGGCCGTGAAAGAGCTCTCAGATCAATACAAGGTGGACTTGCGCACGGGAGCTTATATGATCTCGCTTTTGCGAATTACGGAGGCGATGGAAGCGCGCGGCTGGATTTAAGGGAAGAGACCTCTTGCAACTTGCTTGCAAGGGGATTTTTTCATTTTCCCCTGCGGGATTAGCAGGAAGGCAAGTATTTTTGTCGAATTTGTCGGATTATTGTTTTTCTACCTGTGTTCAAAGGATGGAAAGGGGGATCTTTATGCCAATCAAATTGCCCGACGAATTGCCTGCAACGGAAATACTCGCCCAAGAAAATATTTTTGTGATGAAGGATAGTCGTGCTTTCACGCAGGACATACGACCGCTCAGGATCGTCATTCTCAACCTCATGCCCGTGAAGGAAACAACGGAAACACAGTTGCTCCGTCTCCTGGGGAATACACCGCTACAGGTGGAAATCGTGCTATTGCACATGTCCAGTCATACATCCAAAAATACGTCGGAAGAACATTTATCGATGTTTTATAAAACGTTTGAGGAGATCCGTGACCAGCGATTTGATGGCATGATCATCACCGGAGCGCCAGTCGAACAGCTCGAGTTCACAGACGTCACGTATTGGCAGGAGCTAACAGAAATTCTCGATTGGAAAATGGAGAACGTCACGTCGACCCTGCATATTTGTTGGGGAGCACAAGCAGGTCTTTACCACCACTTTGGCGTTCCGAAGCATCCTTTGCCAGAAAAAATGTTCGGAATCTTCCCTCATACACTCAATAAGCAAAATGTGAAGCTGTTCCGCGGATTTGACAACTACTTCCACATCCCGCATTCCAGGCATACCGAAAATCGCAGGGAAGACATCGAGCAAGTGCCTGAACTGGAGATTTTGTCCGAGTCTGATGAAGCAGGGGTTTACATCGTAGCGACGAGGGATGGCAGACAAATTTTCGTGACAGGACATTCCGAGTACGATCCGACGACCCTGCAAGATGAGTACCAGCGGGATGTGAACAAAGGCTTGGATATAGCTGTTCCGCGTAATTACTATCCAAAGGACGATCCAAGCCGCGAGCCCATCGTCACTTGGCGCGCACATGCGAATTTGATGTTTTCCAACTGGTTAAACTATTACGTTTACCAAGAGACACCGTATGATTTGAACAACAACAAGCGATAGCAACGCAGCAGCCATCCGAGGTGATTCGGATGGTTTTTGTTTGGCCCGGTTGACGTAATAAATGGCGACAGGTAGTGTGAGAATAATCGCGCAGGAATACTACCGGGAATTCAAGCAAGATGGGAGTTTTGTATGATGAAAAAAATCATGAAACAAGATCAGGACGTCACCAAGCAGCATAACAAGCAAATGATCCTCGACATTATCAAAAAGCAAAGACCGATATCGCGTGCGGAAATCGCCAAAATTACGCGGATGAGTGCCACCTCGATTGGCAGATTTGTCAGCGAGCTGTGCGAAGAAGGACTGATTCGAGAGACAGAGCTTACCTCATCAGGTGTGGGCAGGAAGGCAATCATGCTCGACATCGAGCCGGGAGGCATTTATACAATTGGCGTGGATATGGCAAAAAAACGCATTAGCTTTGGGATCATGGACTTTAGCGAAGCGATTATTGCACAGCACCGGATGGATCATAAAACACAGGATTCTACACCGGAAGAAACGGCTGAACTGATTTGTAACGAGATCGAAGGGATGCTCAACCAGACCGGTATTCCGCTAGAAAAAGTGGTCGGGATCGGGATTGGAATGCCTGGGGTGATCAATTATGAGCGAGGGATTGTTCAGCTATCCACTACGCTGGACTGGAAGGACGTAGCGTTCGCCAGCCTGATTGAAAAAAGGCTGAAAATCAAAACCGTTATCGACAACGATTTGAAGGTGAAAATTCTCTCGGAGTACTTGTACGGATCTGCCAAAGGCTCGAACAAGACAGCCCTGATCGGCATTGGCACGGGTATCGGTTCTGCGTTGATTATCAATGGCGAAGTGTTTCGCGGGGGCTCCAATAGCGCAGGAGAGCTGGGGCATACGACGCTCGATCCGAATGGGAATCTGTGCGAATGCGGAAAACGAGGATGCCTGCAAACCTACATAGACGAAAATTCTTTGATCATAGAAGCGCGTCGGGTGAAGGATGTCAGTGATGTCCGACAGGTTTTCGCAGCGGCGAGAAACGAAGAGCGCTGGGCGAAGGAAATTGTCTCACGTACTGCGTTGTACCTCGGAATCACGATTAACAATATTGTGTGCATGTACAATCCAGATACTGTGATAGTAAGCGGTGATTTGGTAGAGAATTATCGCGAAATCATTGACTTGGTCGAGGAGCATAGCGATCAAGTGATCTGGGAGCCATTCAAGGGGAAATTCCGTGTCATCCCTTCTGAATTGAAGGGGGAGGCGATCGTGATGGGAGCAGGAGCATTGGCGATGCAACACTTTGCACCCTTGGCAGGGAGATGGGCAGAAGAATCATGACTTGCTTGGCCATTTTGTATTCAACAAGTACGGCTGTTTAGCCGATATAGGAAATGGTGGAAAAGTAGAGAGGAAAAGGAGAGGGATGTGAGTATGAAAAACTGGCAAAAAGGGATGCTCGCTACGGCTGTTACCGTTGGGCTAATCTTTTCCGGTGTCGGTCAAGTACCGGCGTTGGCAAATTCTTCGACGACAAGTACGCAGAAGAAGATTTCCAAGCTTGTGGTTGATACAAAGACAGTAAAGTTGAAAAAAGCGGGGACACAGCAGTTGAACGTCCGCGTTCAATACACAGATAAAACAACGGAAGACGTCACACAGCAAGCGGAGTGGACTTCCTCTGACAGTGACATCGCAAGCGTTGACAAGGGCTTGGTTACAGCAGTTAGTTCCGGGAAAACAAGAGTGAAAGCAAGCTTTGGGGGCAAAAGTGTGAATGTCCCTGTTGAGATCGATGTGATTTCCAAGCTCACAGCTGACCAGAAGAAACTGGCTCTCGGCGTGGGAGGCACGAAACAGGTAAACGCAACTGCGACCTTCTCTGACAAGTCTACTGCTGATGTAACGGCTCAGGCAGAGTGGGAAAGCAATGATACAGAGATCGTAACGGTAGCGAATGGATTGGTTACGGCAGTAAGCTCGGGCACAGCGAAGCTCAAAGTAAAGTACGGTGGAAAAAGCGTATCCATTCCAGTAGAGGTGGATGTCGTCTCCAAGCTGGACAGTGATAAGAAAAAGCTGTACCTGCGTCCAGACACTACCCAGTCGATTACGCTGCTGGCTACCCTGTCTACCAAAGAAAAAGTCGATGTAACAAGCAAAGCCAAGTGGACATCCGACGATGCAAAAGTCGCCATAGTTGAAAACGGAGTCGTGACAACTGTAGGCTCAGGCAAAACGAGAATCAAAGCAACTTACGGTGGTAAGACGATCTCGATCCCTGTAGAGTCTGCTGTCATCTCCAAATTGGAATTTGACATGAAAAAGGCCGATCTCAAAGTCGGCGAATCAAAAGACTTGAAGGTATCTGTTATCTATACCGACAAAACCAAGGTTGACGTCACAACCGATGCAGACTGGATCTCTACGAACAGCTCCGTTGTGACTGTAGCGGATGGCAAGATCACGGCTGTAAAAGCAGGTCGTGCAACGATTGCGGCGACGTATAATGGAAAAGTTGTAAAAATACAAGTAACCGTGAAGTAACTCACGCTGGAGGAAAAGCCAGGGCGCGACTGCGTACCTGGCTTTTTCGCATACTCTAGCCTGTGGTAATCTGTAGCTAACGCTTTTGATTGGACGAAGACGGAGGGCATCATGGATATTCGACAGCTGCAATACTTTGTGGAAGTAGTTAAACATAAAAACTTTACGAAGGCCGCGCAATCCCTTCACGTCTCCCAGCCTTCTATCAGCAAAATGATCAAGGCATTGGAAGAAGAGCTAGAGGTAGTTCTGCTGGATCGGACGGAGCGGAAAATGGATCTGACAGACGCTGGGGAAATGGTCTACAGCTATGCGACCAAAGTGTTGCAGCTTATGGAAGGCATGTCGTCGGCGATTGCAGAATTGCGAAATGTCGAGCGTGGTCGGGTCAAACTGGGTATGATGCCGACAGTGGGTTCTTTTCTCTTGCCGAATGTGATCGCCTTGTTTAAAAAGCAGTATCCAGGCATCGATATCGAGATGAAGGAATACAGCGCCAAGCTGCTTGAAATCCAAATGGAGCAAGGCAGCATCGATGTAGCATTAACCGTTCTTCCAACGGATCAGGAAAAATTTGTGGCGGTTCCCTTGCTCGCAGAGGACCTCGTCGCGATCGTTCATCGGGAGCATTGGCTCGCGGGAGTCGATGAGGTGAGCTTGGAACAGCTCAAGGACGAGGCTTTCATTTTGTTTACCGAAGAGTACGCGATGCATGATGTGGTGCGCCAAGCGTGCAAGCTGTCCGGCTTTGAACCGAAAGTCGCTTACATGAGCTCTTTATGGGATTTTGTCGGAGAGATGGTGGCTACCCAGCTGGGGATCTCACTCATTCCACGATCCATCGTGAGACGCTTGAATAACGGACAATTGCACACTGTCAACATTTCGTACCCGGTGATTGACTGGCAGTATGCCTTGATTTATCGAAAAGAAGGGTATTTATCGCATGCGACTAAGGCTTTTATATCGTTTGTAGAGAAAATGTACAGTCATAACCAAATGGAATAGAAATGATGATTTTTATGTATTGTACGAATGGAATCGGGACGGCTTAGAATGAAGGTAACTCGTTCAAACAGTAACTTTTTGAACAACCTTTGTAGAGCAACTGGGGTGGTCTCGATGAAAAGATGGTTCTCCATCATCGCACAAGTTTTGCTTTTGTTCGGCTTCACCTGGCTTGGGAAATGGGTGAGCTTGTTTTTTCACCTTCCAGTTCCCGGCAGTCTGATCGGACTCGCGCTTTTGTTCATTTGTTTATATACCGGCTTGATTCGTCTACAATGGGTGGAAGCAGGAGCGACTCTGTTATTCTCGCAGATGATCCTGTTTTTCGTACCATCGCTGGTCGGGATGATGCAGTATCCATGGTTATTAGGTATAAAAGGATTGCTGGTGCTTGTGGTCGTCGTGAGCGGTTGTGCGCTTGTGATGATTTCGACAGGTGTTGTTGCTGAGCGCATGTTCAATCGTGGAGAGGTGAAACAGCATGATCCTGTGGAAAACATCTAGCGTGATTCTGACACTCTTTTTCTTCTATGGGGCCAAACGTTTCAATAAGAAAAGACCGTCTTTGCTGTTTTCTCCGGCTGTTTTGGCGCCGATTGGATTGATTCTGTTTTTGCTTTTCGCAGGCATTCCTTATCAGGTGTATAGTGAAGCAACCTCGCTCATTAGTGAGATGATGAGCGTAGTCACAGTGGCGTTTGCGATTCCGCTGTACCGAAATTGGTCGGTGTTAATGGCGCATCGCCGGATGATTTTGACGAGTCTTGCTACGGGTTCCCTGATTGCCATCATTGCAGGAGTATCTACGACGATGCTCGTCGGATTGGGAAAAGAAGCGGCGATTAGCGTCATTCCTCGCTCGATTACTCTGCCTATTGCGGTGAGCGTAACCGAGGCGATTGGCGGAATGCCTACGATGACAGCGGTATTTGGCATGCTGACCAGCTTCGCAGGCGTTTTTCTTGCTCCCAAGATCATCAAGAGAATGAGGCTCCGTCATCCTGTTTCCATTGGCTTGATGTACGGAATGGGTGCACATGCGTTGGGGATGGTAAAAGCGTTTGAGCGTGGGGAAACAGAAGGAAGCAGTGCGACTTTGGCTGTGATCGCCGGAGCGATGATTACAGTAGTGTGGGCGTTTGCCTTGCTGCCCGTGATTATGTCGTGGCTGGCTGTGTGAAGGAAGGGGCTGTTAGATAGCCCCTTTTTGTATTACAATAATCGTATAAAAATAGAATCAAGTGAATAAAAATACACAAGATAGTGGTGAGCAAACATGAGAATTGAATCATTCTCTTTGCAACAATACGAGGACGTCATTCAGCTATGGCAACGAGCCGGATTACAGCTTTCTTGCTCGGATACACGTGAGGGATTGCGTAAAAAGCTGGAGCGAGACGCAGAGCTTTTCTTGGTGGCAATGAATGAGGAGGAAAGGATGATAGCAGCTGTAATGGGCAGCTATGACGGACGGCGAGGATGGGTGAATCATCTGGCAGTCGATCCGGATTTCCAAGGACAAGACATAGGGAGCAGGCTGATGGATGAGCTGGAAAAGCGGCTGGCGAATATCGGGTGTGAAAAGATTAATCTGTTGATCGAGCCGGCCAATCATGGTGTACAAGCTTTTTACAATCAGCTTGGGTATGAGCGTGACGAACTAATTTTCATGGAGAAGTGGATTGCTTCTGGTAAAGGATAAAAATGGAAGTGTATCATGACCGCCCAAATGCTGGCGAAAGGTGTATGATAGAGGACAAATAAAAGCTTCATAACTCTTTCATCTTGGCAGGAGGCAACATGAGACCGCTATATATCGTCCTATTACTCTGTACCAGCTTCCTTTGGGGAGGAAATTTTGTTGTCGGTAAATTTCTTGTCGGGCACGCGTCTTCCTTGACGTTGACCAATTTGCGCTGGCTCATTGCTGTTGTTTGTTTGTTGCCCGTTGTTTGGATACGCGAAAAGCGGATTTTTCCAACGCGAGAAGCACTCCTTCCTTTGATCGTGATGGGAGTAACCGGCGTAGCACTTTTTAATTTATTCATGTTCTGGGCCCTTGAGCGGACAGACGCGACCAATGTCGGGCTATTGTCCACGCTGAATCCAGTTTCAATTGCGATTTTTTCCTTTTTGCTGATGGGCGATAAAATTCGACCGTTGCAGATTGTCGCGATGCTGATTTCGTTTACAGGCGTGCTTGTGGTGATGACCAAAGGAGACTTCGCACACTTGTCCCAGTTGCATTTCAACACGGGCGATTTGTGGATGCTCGCCGCTGTCGCCATGTGGGGGATTTACTCCGTATGCGCGCGGTGGGCGATGAAGACCGTCTCGCCGATGATGTCCACGCTGTACTCGGGGATTTTCGGTGTTGCGCTGATGCTGCCCTTTAATGTCACTACATTTACGATCAGCAACACAGACTGGACGTTCTGGCTGTCGCTGTTCTACGTTGGTGTAATGGCGACTGTCGTCAGCATGGTATTGTGGAATATCGGTGTACAAAAGGTTGGCGCAACCTCAGCAGGTATGTTCCTCAATTTCAATCCTGTTTTTACGGCCATCCTCGCATTTCTTTTGCTCGGGGAGCGTATGACCATCATCCAAGTGCTCGGCAGTGTAATCGTCATTGTCGGCTGCTATATGTTCTCACGCTTAAAGCATGTCACGACTCCGACAGCACATTCAGTCAAACAAGCACAAGGCTAAAACGGAAATCCCTCGTCTGCTCAAACAGGCGGGGGATTTTTTGGTAAATAGGCATTTATAAAAAATAAATTTACCAGAGTGCAAATTAGGCACTCTGCAAATTGCCAAACCCCGCCAAAAGCTCTATCAGAGTCGAGGCGGGGTTTAACGGTATAACGTGCTTTTTAACTTCTATGGTTCCTCATTTGCAAACATCTCCAACGTAGCTATAAGAATGTCTTTCTTTTCAATATAGTAGTCTGCATATGGAGAAGTTATTAGATTCATACCTTCAATCATTGTACAAAAATCCAAAACAGGTATAGGGCGTCCGATTCCTAGGGCAGCACCTACTGTCGATAGTAATGCCAGTAAACGAACCGGGTTCCATTCCCATTCCAAGAGTTGAAGAAGTTGGATGGCACTAGAAGCTCTTTTCGTTTGCTCGAGCGTATATACTTCGGGGAATCGCCCATCCGTCTTGTAGGCATGAAAAAACTCGTTGTAGTAAGCTTCTGCTGCGAAATCGATATCTCGGTACATTTCTCCAAAATCCGTGTAAGGTTGACTTTCATTCTTCATTACTACCCATACCAACCTTTCTTATAGGATGAAGTCATTGTATCAGAAAAAATTGATAGTAATAGAGTAAAAACAAACCTCAACCCTCACAATTATGTGAGCGGAGAGGTTTCAGTTTTTACGAAATGAGAATATTCACTCGGGAGAGTAAGTAGACATCCTAATCAAATGGGTCGTATGGAAAAAAGTGATGACCCCTTAATTTATTATTTAAATTTCCCTCTTCTGTCAAATGGTAATGGGGGAGATTGGCAAGTTGTCCTAGACCGTAATGCGGACCTTCATCATAAAACGAATACCCATCTTGATCAACTACTTGTTCTGCACGACTTTTTCTAACACTAAATGTGTCTTTTCCATTGCGAGCGCGTAATTGCGCAGTACCTAACGAAATGGGATTTTGTACTTCAACTCCACCATAACCATCAAAAGCTAATCTAGCTGTAAAATGTTTAACTCTATTTCTTCTGATTTCATATTTCGCCTCAGAAGTAAGTTCAACTGCTCCAGTAACTCTAGAAACGGCATCTCTCAACGAAACACTTTCAAGAAAATTTTTAATATCATTTAAATTGTCAACATAATTGTCGAAGTGTGGACTAAGAATAAGAGCACCGCCAATTAGCGCAATAAAGTCCCCTACCGGCACTGGACCATCAATAGCAGCAATAGCTCCTAATGTTGCTAATCTTGCAACTAACTGGCTTTCAGTCCATCTAACCCCATATTGCTTTAAAAGATTAAGGGCCATAGCGTTAGTACTTCTTACTGTGAATGACATAGATTCATCTTCCTCAGGGAAGTAACCATTTTGTTCATAAAAATCATAGTTTTCCGAATAAAATTCTTGTGCTGATTCATCTATTCTCGCTAATTCATTTTGAAGTGTTTCAAAATCATCTAAATCCATTTCGCTTTTTGATTGGTTGGTATACTTATCAAGTATCTCATTTACTTCTTGGAGAGGGAGTTCATCGTCTTTAGATAGTAATTCCTCTAATTCACTAACAGTCCTTTCTAAATACGGATCTTGCTCGTAATCTGATTCTGTTAAGGTATCAATGAACTCCCTAACGGTGTCTTTAGTAATTACCTGATCCGTATCAACATTAGAATTGTCGATTCCAGAAGCGAGCGAATAAGCTGGGGTTAAGAAAAGTAATACCATAACTAGAAAAGAACTAATGATACTTTTACGTTTCATAATTATTTGCATACATTTAAAAATGTATGCTTGCCTCCTTTTTATCCAAAATATGTAAATATATGTTAATAATATAATATTAAAGTTTTAATGTAAAATGGTTTTTTAAGCCAAATGTCATAAAACCTACGCTAAAGAGATTTTACAGGTGAATTCTACGAAAAAGTGATTTATAACTCAACTTTCGCAGCACGAAATAGACAGGTAGGCCTTGATTTAATTAGGAAATCCTGACATCCATTGTTGTAGTTGTACTTTGATTAAATTTGTGATTTTTTTTGTTGGCTTTTATGACTGTATATTCTATGAAGTCGAGCAGTGTCTGCAAAGCAATCACCAATTCCAATTGGCTAACTTCATCACTAATTCGAAAATAGTCCGTCTAACGTCCTCGTATCATTGCTAGAGCGGTGTTCCTAAGAGAGTACAATATAGCGTACAAATACAATG
This genomic stretch from Brevibacillus brevis harbors:
- a CDS encoding LysR family transcriptional regulator: MDIRQLQYFVEVVKHKNFTKAAQSLHVSQPSISKMIKALEEELEVVLLDRTERKMDLTDAGEMVYSYATKVLQLMEGMSSAIAELRNVERGRVKLGMMPTVGSFLLPNVIALFKKQYPGIDIEMKEYSAKLLEIQMEQGSIDVALTVLPTDQEKFVAVPLLAEDLVAIVHREHWLAGVDEVSLEQLKDEAFILFTEEYAMHDVVRQACKLSGFEPKVAYMSSLWDFVGEMVATQLGISLIPRSIVRRLNNGQLHTVNISYPVIDWQYALIYRKEGYLSHATKAFISFVEKMYSHNQME
- the metA gene encoding homoserine O-acetyltransferase MetA is translated as MPIKLPDELPATEILAQENIFVMKDSRAFTQDIRPLRIVILNLMPVKETTETQLLRLLGNTPLQVEIVLLHMSSHTSKNTSEEHLSMFYKTFEEIRDQRFDGMIITGAPVEQLEFTDVTYWQELTEILDWKMENVTSTLHICWGAQAGLYHHFGVPKHPLPEKMFGIFPHTLNKQNVKLFRGFDNYFHIPHSRHTENRREDIEQVPELEILSESDEAGVYIVATRDGRQIFVTGHSEYDPTTLQDEYQRDVNKGLDIAVPRNYYPKDDPSREPIVTWRAHANLMFSNWLNYYVYQETPYDLNNNKR
- a CDS encoding LrgB family protein; this encodes MILWKTSSVILTLFFFYGAKRFNKKRPSLLFSPAVLAPIGLILFLLFAGIPYQVYSEATSLISEMMSVVTVAFAIPLYRNWSVLMAHRRMILTSLATGSLIAIIAGVSTTMLVGLGKEAAISVIPRSITLPIAVSVTEAIGGMPTMTAVFGMLTSFAGVFLAPKIIKRMRLRHPVSIGLMYGMGAHALGMVKAFERGETEGSSATLAVIAGAMITVVWAFALLPVIMSWLAV
- a CDS encoding Ig-like domain-containing protein, with protein sequence MKNWQKGMLATAVTVGLIFSGVGQVPALANSSTTSTQKKISKLVVDTKTVKLKKAGTQQLNVRVQYTDKTTEDVTQQAEWTSSDSDIASVDKGLVTAVSSGKTRVKASFGGKSVNVPVEIDVISKLTADQKKLALGVGGTKQVNATATFSDKSTADVTAQAEWESNDTEIVTVANGLVTAVSSGTAKLKVKYGGKSVSIPVEVDVVSKLDSDKKKLYLRPDTTQSITLLATLSTKEKVDVTSKAKWTSDDAKVAIVENGVVTTVGSGKTRIKATYGGKTISIPVESAVISKLEFDMKKADLKVGESKDLKVSVIYTDKTKVDVTTDADWISTNSSVVTVADGKITAVKAGRATIAATYNGKVVKIQVTVK
- a CDS encoding CidA/LrgA family protein, which produces MKRWFSIIAQVLLLFGFTWLGKWVSLFFHLPVPGSLIGLALLFICLYTGLIRLQWVEAGATLLFSQMILFFVPSLVGMMQYPWLLGIKGLLVLVVVVSGCALVMISTGVVAERMFNRGEVKQHDPVENI
- a CDS encoding GNAT family acetyltransferase; this encodes MRIESFSLQQYEDVIQLWQRAGLQLSCSDTREGLRKKLERDAELFLVAMNEEERMIAAVMGSYDGRRGWVNHLAVDPDFQGQDIGSRLMDELEKRLANIGCEKINLLIEPANHGVQAFYNQLGYERDELIFMEKWIASGKG
- a CDS encoding DMT family transporter — protein: MRPLYIVLLLCTSFLWGGNFVVGKFLVGHASSLTLTNLRWLIAVVCLLPVVWIREKRIFPTREALLPLIVMGVTGVALFNLFMFWALERTDATNVGLLSTLNPVSIAIFSFLLMGDKIRPLQIVAMLISFTGVLVVMTKGDFAHLSQLHFNTGDLWMLAAVAMWGIYSVCARWAMKTVSPMMSTLYSGIFGVALMLPFNVTTFTISNTDWTFWLSLFYVGVMATVVSMVLWNIGVQKVGATSAGMFLNFNPVFTAILAFLLLGERMTIIQVLGSVIVIVGCYMFSRLKHVTTPTAHSVKQAQG
- a CDS encoding ROK family transcriptional regulator, which codes for MMKKIMKQDQDVTKQHNKQMILDIIKKQRPISRAEIAKITRMSATSIGRFVSELCEEGLIRETELTSSGVGRKAIMLDIEPGGIYTIGVDMAKKRISFGIMDFSEAIIAQHRMDHKTQDSTPEETAELICNEIEGMLNQTGIPLEKVVGIGIGMPGVINYERGIVQLSTTLDWKDVAFASLIEKRLKIKTVIDNDLKVKILSEYLYGSAKGSNKTALIGIGTGIGSALIINGEVFRGGSNSAGELGHTTLDPNGNLCECGKRGCLQTYIDENSLIIEARRVKDVSDVRQVFAAARNEERWAKEIVSRTALYLGITINNIVCMYNPDTVIVSGDLVENYREIIDLVEEHSDQVIWEPFKGKFRVIPSELKGEAIVMGAGALAMQHFAPLAGRWAEES